TCACCTCGATATCCGCCACACCCGCCTCTGCTCATCCTGCTCATTTTGCCGCCTCATTCGTCACCAGGAAAGCCGCCCGCTGGCAAAGAATGGCTTATGCGTTAGGATAACCCGTCCATGACAAACGAGATGCCCTTTATGGCCTGGATGATCCTCAGCCTGACTACCGGCGTACTTGCACTGCTGACTCTGTTGCCGCTGAGTCGACATGAGACTTGGTGGGTGCGAGTATGGGACTTCCCCCGACTGCAACTGGCAACCCTGCTGGCACTGCAATTGGTGGCCTGCCTGACCCTGTTGGACCTGACCCAGCTGCCCAGTTGGTTGCCGATCCTGATCTGCAGCCTGTGTCTGACCTACCAGGCCTGGTGGATATTGCCCTATACCCGGCTGTGGAAGCCTGAGGTCCAGCAGGCGGCAGATCAGGATGGCGAGACTCTGCGCATTCTCGTATCCAATGTGCTGACCACCAACCGCCGCGCCGATCTGTTGCTGGCGCAGATACGCAAGCATCAGCCCGACATCTTCGTCACCCTGGAGTCCAATGATTGGTGGCAGCAGCAATTGGACTCGCTGCAAGCGGATTACCCACATACCGTCAAATGCCCGTTGGAAAACCTCTATGGCATGCATGTCTACTCGCGCCTGCCACTGCAGGACGCTGAGGTCGCCTGGCTGGTGGAGGATGACGTACCTTCGATCCATACCGGCGTCATACTGCCCAGCGGTGCCTGCGTGCGTGTGCACTTCCTGCACCCGGCTCCACCCAGTCCGAGTGAGAACGACGAATCCACCGAGCGCGATGTCGAACTGCTGGTGATCGCCAAACGCATCGAAGAAGCCGATTGTCCGGTCATCGTTACCGGTGATCTGAACGATGTAGCCTGGTCCACTACCACTCGGCTGTTTCGCAAGATCAGCGGCCTGCTGGATCCGCGCGTCGGGCGTGGTATGTTCAACACCTTCCATGCCGGACATTGGTATCTGCGCTGGCCGCTGGATCATATCTTCCACAGCAGCCATTTCACCCTGCGCACCATCATGCGCCTGCCGGATATCGGTTCTGACCACTTCCCGGTACTGGTGGAATTGCACTATCACGCCGCCGAACAGGCTCAGGAAGGCCTGGATGCCGATAGCGACGACCAGGAGCTGGCCGAGGAAAAGCTGGATGCAGAGCCGGTCGACCCTCAAGACGTTCCCGAACCGGGGCGC
Above is a genomic segment from Halopseudomonas litoralis containing:
- a CDS encoding endonuclease/exonuclease/phosphatase family protein; this encodes MTNEMPFMAWMILSLTTGVLALLTLLPLSRHETWWVRVWDFPRLQLATLLALQLVACLTLLDLTQLPSWLPILICSLCLTYQAWWILPYTRLWKPEVQQAADQDGETLRILVSNVLTTNRRADLLLAQIRKHQPDIFVTLESNDWWQQQLDSLQADYPHTVKCPLENLYGMHVYSRLPLQDAEVAWLVEDDVPSIHTGVILPSGACVRVHFLHPAPPSPSENDESTERDVELLVIAKRIEEADCPVIVTGDLNDVAWSTTTRLFRKISGLLDPRVGRGMFNTFHAGHWYLRWPLDHIFHSSHFTLRTIMRLPDIGSDHFPVLVELHYHAAEQAQEGLDADSDDQELAEEKLDAEPVDPQDVPEPGR